Within the Zea mays cultivar B73 chromosome 10, Zm-B73-REFERENCE-NAM-5.0, whole genome shotgun sequence genome, the region tataagtttgagttcatgtggcttattttagaaacttgagctcacaaactttctcttatttggtctctgtatggtggaattatgtcattttataatctctgttcgttcagtcagtcgttgtgaactctcttctaatcgctcacttcattggtcgtgttgtaacaagacatattggattgagtaaataataacatcagttagtcaaataaCAAAAAAGTTATaaggagagcggagacaatcaataaaaatatTGAATTTTTTTATGGATAGTTTACATGCGTATTGTTGTAAGTCGTCGCAACGCACAGTCAACCGACTAATAGAGAATAATAGGGAAGTTAGGGGATGCGTTTGATATACCTCAGTTTTTTACACCAAAATCGGTTTTGACTTCTTATTTATTTTAATTTTAGCTTCAAAAACTATTCTTATTTTTACTTGTTTGATACTCCTTCTTTTTTGTTTTATAATCCATTTGAATTTTGTATACTAAGTTTAACCAGCTCGTCGTACTAAAAGTTACAATTAGAATTAATTTTTACTATAATATTatttagcatataatatactttaagtaTGGTTTTAAATTTTTTAGTTTTCGTAAAAATGAGTTGATTAACTTTAGTAAAAAAagtcaaacaaattataaattaAAACGGAGTGAGTAAAACGTTTAACTGATGGATAAACTCTCGTGAGTAAGTACAGGGAAAAATCGTGCAAAAGGGGGTCATAGTTTTGACCGCCACTTCTTGCTTACTTAGGGGTTGTTTGGTAGCACGCCTAAGCCGCCACGTCGCGCCACGATTTTGCCGCCGCAGGTGTGGCGCCCGATTCGGCCGCCGCGGCTTAGGCGTGGCGTGGCGTCCGGCGTCACACACCAAACATGCCTTTAGTGTTTGGTTCAGGAGCCAGTTAGGACGAAACGACTCCGTCCTCGAAAGCGGCTCCATCTGGAAGATTTAAAGGAGCCAAATGGTTCAACATTTAAACATAATTTTCCATATTTTGAACTATTTCGTCCTGTTCTTTTTATTATATATTATAGACAGGAACAAAGGCCATCAGCTGGAGCATCCACGTCACCAATTTTGTTCGCATCCATACGATGCGCATCTAACGGGTATGAGCCGATCTAGCCTTTCGCTAACTAAAACACCACGATGCTTCTGGACTCAATCAACTGCCTCCTCTCACTCCCCCAGGCTCGGTCCTCTCTTCCTCCGTCGACAGCTCACCTTGCAATCCACTCCCACCTCAAGATCAAGAATGGATGTTGTGCGTCAGGAGAAGCTCCAGCTAGAGGAGATCAGAGCCATGAAGGCTTCGACCACCACGAAGGATATGAAGGGTACTCAGGCTTTTGTGGTCTCAAAGGAAGGGGCGGCTCCATggctattgagagcacctagagagggtgaataggtgatcctgcaaaattcaacactaatagcacaAGCTTGGTTTACAAGAAGTTAGTTAGATTAAACCAAGttgctatagagcgagctcttgagaAGAAAACAATCACAAAGAAAAAGCAACACGAGAGACAcggtgttttatcccgtggttcggccaagtaacatttgcctacttccacgtagtgacgtcccaatggacgagggttgcactcaacccctttcaagtgatccaatgatcaacttgaataccacggtcttcttCTTTAGAGTTCTTtttctgtttgcgaggaatcttcacaagttggagcctcttacccttacaatgttgatcacaagagaagcacaagagtaagggagggaaagcaacacacgcaagactcaatttgcagcaaacacacgcacacaagccaagacatgagcacaaaacacggcgcagggagttcacaactcaaatggtgcTCAAATCTCCAACACAATGATCCGAATGTGTGGcagcggagtctaggcgtcttagaatgATCATAgaattagagatggcaatggggacccgatccccgattccccgcggggaattcctctattagaggatggggatggggaagtttcttcccccatggggatgtaaacggggaaaacttctcccccgacgggtaaacggggatggggatggagaagcattccccatccccgttacccgcggggacccgttaaaAGTACATGTGACaatgatttcatgtaatagttaatgataaaaataaagaaTTACCTTGTCAAGAGATTACCCGTTGTACAAATACATTGATTTTAATGTGCACATAATGATTTTTACAtctaacaatgtgtataagtgacaatgttttacattaataacaaatAAAGTACAatttaattataatttaagcggggatggggatccccgacggggatttatccccgcgggtAACGGGGATAGGGAAGAAATGTCCCCCGCAAAcgttcgtggggatccccgcggGGAAATTTTTTCGTCGCGGGGACGGGTTTTGGGAGCTAAAACCCGACGGAGAATTctccgttgccatccctacatagaatgcttggtgtagtgctccatgcgcctaggggtcccttttatagcccaaaggcagttaggagccgttgaagttccaattagaaggcaattcttgccttctgtcgggtggcgcaccggacagtccgttgcaccaccggacatgaacagtagtagtccgatgcacgatctccttccttatcgggcgcaaccgaccgttggaCCTTTggtcccgttggcgcaccagacactgtccggtttgACTAACTgatcgttggcgcgggccacgcgtcacccGCTGATTGCGTTGCCGACCGTTAGCCGCGGGcgtcgttggctcactggacagtccagtgaattttagtcgCGACGCCTTcgctttttcccgagagcgacgagttcgtcgccgggccagcctggacaccggacagtccgatgcaccatagGCTCGTGCTGGTTTGGCTGAACTCGGCCAAATCTTCTTCAATTCATTTCCTCTTTTCTTGGCAATATTCCTGGCACTTagaaaaatatgttagtactcaacaaCAATTTGCTAAGGCTAGAGACATATCTTGTTCTTTGATTTGCATCTTAGCACTTATGAACCAACATattttgtgttgggcatctaatcaccaaaacatttagagaaatggaccaagggcacatttccctttcagctatgGATGGTGATTGTTGCGGATGTCGGCACCGGCGACATAAATATTGTCATGGCTGTGAGTTCGACTGGTGGGCGGTCGCAGACGCGCCCTTAGACGGCCAGTCGGGGGCATGATCCCGTGTGCAGAGGTGATCAACTATAGCAACAGGGTGCTGAGACCAAGCCTCCACACTGGCGCCAAGCGCGAAGGCATAAGTACGTCCCAAAAAGCACTTGCATAACATGATATGATTCAATACATAGAACATTCtattgttttgcaaattcttcaCATCCACAAAATGATCGAGACACGAATAAGAGACACACTTCGAAACCTTTCAATATGCTGTTGAATTCCGACAAGTGCTCTTGCATTTCTGCAGAGCTATAGCTATCTTTAATTCCAATAACTTCAGCAGGAAGAAAATAGAAGCACTCACATATAAGCACTCCCTCCTTACATCAAAACGCATATAGTTCAATGCACACCATGCCATGATATAAATTAAGTATAATTCGAGGAATCGTGTTATCTCTACCATTTTTGTACATTAAGCGACCATTTACCTTTGTGCATGCAATATACTAAAAACATAATATTGTCTAGCAAACTTGAGTTAATGAAGGTGACAATACCAATACTATCAGGATCATCCTCCCACGCTCTATCAGGGATTTCCATATTAAGGAAAATTATTATAGCTAATGAGTGCGCCTGAAATTAGTCCATTCTAAGCATGCATACAAGCCTTTGTTAGCTAAaaaaacaaatgtattcttaatataATCCGAGCGATTAAATAGTTAAAGCCTACCCTTTATCAGTTCGGCTACTCCTCTCCCACCTAACCTTTTGTAGTTTTCCATAGGGAAAACAACTAATGCCCACTTGCAAGTTTGACGGTTTCTCAAATACCCACATACAAAATATTCCTTGTCAAACCCCCCTGCAACATAAGGAGGTTTAATATTTCTAGGTGGTTGTACACATCACCATTACATGCCCCTTCACATAGACGAGGGAAGAAAAAGAATCCACGTCAATCAATTTTGGGAGAAAAAAGTTTCAGCTTTGCAATCTCAACCAGGAGAAAAAAAAGTTTCAGCTCCGCAATCTACAACGTCGGCTAGctctaagggcatgtacaacggCATTAACTTTGTCGTCTGTATACTGCCATCTCAGCAAAATAATCTGACGTGGAAGGGATTAAATGAAGGGACAGATCGCTCCCGTCGTCTCGCAAGGCGACGGTGACGGCTCGTGCTCCCATGCTTTATCGTCGGTAAAATCGCCGTTGTACGATGCGGCTGCGACTCATCGACAAGCGAAGGTGATTTGGTGTGGCTGGGTGTTTTGGCGCGATTTTTTTCCTCACCACACGGTAATTCCGCGCTAATTCCTCCAATCTTTGGTTCATAAATCCCCTCCCATCTAGTGCCTTCTCCAAACCAAACTCCGATGGATCCATTGGATGTGCAGGGGAGGAAGGCATCCGCGGCGCCGTCATTTGTGCTGGATGCGGCGGGGATGCAGGAACTTCTAGATGCGGCGGCGGCGCGGAAGCAGACTGGCGATGCAGCACCGTCGGTGGCTAAGAGGACCGGCATGGGgaaggcggcagcagcagggtcgACACGCTTGCAACGTGCTATGGAGGCGGACTTTCAAGGAGCAGGCACAGCGGAGGGCCGCCAGCGGCCAGGCACAGCTTTGGGATTGAAGCGGAAGGTGGCCGCCATGGCAGCTGCTCCATCCGTGGTGGCTCCACCTGTTCATGATTTCACGACCTTCTGTAGCACAGCTTCATCCATCGCTGGGAGCCAAGCCTTCAGCAGCATCCCAAACTTCACGAGTGGACATGCAATTTCTTCACCGACAACTCCTCCATGGGTACGAAGTGAAGCAACGGATCCAGCAGCCTGGTACGTAGCAAGGCAAGTAGCAGCTTCCTCCTTGGTTGTGTTCTCCATATCGTACGCGATCTGAGCTTATCTCCTTGCCAAGTAGCATGTGCACACCCTAGAAGTGATACTCCCCTTTGGTTACCACCTGTTCGATGAAAATCCCACATGCAAAAAATGGCATTAGATTCTAAAAAAGAAGGAAAGTCAAGGGAAAGTGCAATAGATGTTGAACAACTTGAAAAATATAGCCAAATCCAGTCTGAAGTTCATGCAAACCGCTTACAAGTATTAGAGGTACAACAGAAACTATCATCTGAGAAGCTTGAAACATCAAGGCTCAACCATCTTGCAGCTCTTGAGAGCAAAGACGCTAAGATGTTGGAGGCATACAATTCTCTCCTCTTAAAAGACACAGGAGGGTACTCTGCTGAAGAGAAAGATGAACATTTGGCTGCACTTATATGTTTGAGGAAGCGTCTTTTTCCAGAAGATTAAGCTGAGCAAGTAGATGATTGAGGAAGCGTCTTTTTCTTAAACATGCAGCAAAATAGCTACAAAGATTCAATGTATACTTGATCAATATTGATCAATAAAAGGCTTTTTATGAATTAAATAGTACATAGACAGTCTTACAGACATAGCATTGTATGAGCTGTCTTTTTTACTGTCTGTGTGCGACCTTCAATACACTTAGAGATCGTCTATAccattgtacatgccctaaggaGAAAATGAATATACAGAGTAAAATAATCAATGCTGATTAATTGCAAGTACCAAATCCATCCATGGAACTTTTAACACTCATGTAAGATCCTAGGTTGTGTCGCATCATAGGTTGATGGGCTACTTGCATGTATAGAAGTTTTAGGTACCATGAGTCTAACatctattccatacatgaaaaactGGCACGAGATACATATAACAAAACATTGAGGCTACAAACTAGTATATAGTTTTGGTGTTGCATAAATCATGCAAATATTGTAATTTGACTTCGTGAATTAGCCCAGAATGACTGTTGGGCAGCTTATTTTTGGAAACGCTTGATATGCCTGTTACATTGTTGGCCTCGTTTGGGCAGATTTGTAGACAAGCAAAGGTCACCAAGGAGAAAATGAAAATCTCAAATTGCCATTGGAAAAtgaaaatcttttggaaaaaatAGAGTTGCTAAACTAGCCTTCAAATTGTCCAAATACCCCCACCATAcagaaggagaaaatgaacaaTTTAATCCGATACTTTTGAGAGTTGAGAGGAACCCATTTAATCAAGCACTCATGAACATGAGTTGAGATTTAATTCCACTAAGGACTTGTTCGGTTAGAGATAGTTTGTGAACCTTATTTTTCTAaaggatttctattttcccaaaaaaaattagttcattttttcttaacaaaaaatagaaatcccttaaAAAGAGTTCATAAACTAGCATTAATAGTGGATTGAAGGAGATTGGAGAGAATTAAATATcttctattcaattttaaatagaaATAAATTTAATCCTCTCTAATCCCTGCGCAACCGAAAAAGCTCTAAGAAAAAATAACATACATATGATAGGTATTATATAATTATACCTATAATTTATCAAGCAATTTCCGTTAACCATATCGGTGACGACGCGTAAATTATGAAATGAAGAAAGCGTATATGTGCCTCTTGTATTCTATTTCTACTATAATGCATGAGTTCATCTGTGCATCTCTTCTTGCTTCCATCTCCATTTCCGTGCACCACTCGCGCAGGGAGGTAACAACACAAGCAAAACAATGCCTCGTGCAGTCAGGACTACTAGGTGTCGACGTAGTAGAACTGCTAGGTCATCGATTGAGGTATATAGATTTTCGATTTAATAAATTTAGAATTAGTTAAATTTGATTTGAGATTGTAGTTGCTTTATTAAAGGAGGAGTGGTTGCCCGCCATGCAAAGCTGCTCGAGACTTTGTGTTGCTCACTATAGTAGCAACAAGGCAAAGAGGGGAGGAGGAAGGGGGCAATGACGACGTATAAGGTTTTGCGCCCCTGAGTCACCTCATGGAAGACGACGGGGGATTGAAATCATAATTTTCTTATTCGGTATATGAAATGCATTTATGTAGGTTGTGTGATAGATGTGTTGAGATCGGCACAATGACCATAAGTCATTGTAAAGGTCTAAAACGCGTTTGAACTTACTAACATAAAGCATGAGTTTCGTTGTACGTTAGGTGTAGTTATTAGGGTTCAATCCGTGGTCTCTAGGAAGAGAGCACTCACCTCTAACTATTGTAGCTTATGTTGGTTTGTGTCGTACAAGAAATTATATCATATATAGAAATCATAGTGATGCACTCGCAACTAACCGGTGATATAGAAGTCGTAACAATGCACGAGTACCTAACTAGTTTATCATAAATTCTCTATAATCAAATGAAGTACGTCCTAATTTAACTTTTAACAGATATAGAGAAAAAATAGTGTAGAAGCTACTACCATCAGATTATTCGCTTCAGCTTAAAGACAATTGTTTAGAATTTTGCAGACAATCTATAGAGACAAAATATCGTAGAAATAGTAGAAACCGATAAAACATAATTTTATTAATTCTTATGCACAAAGTATATTACAAGATAAAGAGAACAAAGGAAAGTTAGTGTCGAAACATTTTATAAACCAAAACGAAAAGAAGCAAGCTTAGGCTATCTGCAGCGGTTACCTCTAAATTTTCCCCTATATCATTTTTTCgcgtcacatcatcaacatttcatCCTCTACTTTTTCATCACCCGCAGCAGTTtcccatattttctccccctataccccactacaaccataaaatatcatttcATATACTACTTTTTATCCACTATCAATTTTTCTTCTTCTAACAATTACTAGCGGGCCCATGGCTACAGTACTACAGTGCTAGAGTGGGTGAGCAGTGGCACGCTAGAAAAGGGGGGAGAGAGAAGCGGTCCGCTGCGTGGGGCGCGTTGTAGGGAGCAGCGATGCGGACGTAGGGGATGTTCTGTAGCCGGCATGCAAGGGAAGAGGAAGCTCGTGCGGCATGCGATGCAGTTAGTCTTAGACTACCCGCAGCGGctgccgcgcgcccgccccctctCCTTGCATGGCGGCTACAGGGGCACGTGGCAGCTCGCAGCGTGGCCCCCTACGGCGCTCCCCAGGCGGcgctccccttctctctccctccagGTTTAGCGCGCGTCCGGCTCCTTCCCTTCCAGTGTTGATGTGGGTCCGCCTCCAATTATTAGTAAAAGAAAAATTTATATTAGATAAAAAgtaggtatagaaaatgataattTATAGTTATAGTGGGGTATAGGAAGAATATTTAGAGGGAACCGCTGCGGGGATAAACTATTGATAACGTGATAAAAAAagtgatatagaagaagaaattTAGAGAGAATCATTGCGGATAGGCTTGGTAGTAGCGGCTGGCCGCCCACGCCCGCCTTCAGCGCTCCACCCTCCACGACAAGGCCACCGCGAAGTTTCTCTCAGCCTACCACGCCTAGTCAGCCACCAGCTGGCGCGCGACTCTCCCTCCGACAGGTGGGACCACCTGTCATGCCCTGGAACGTCAAAGAAAACCCTCCCGAGTTCCGACGCGACGGGAGACCTCCCTAGTCAGTCCAATCCATACACGCGGTTCACCGTGGCCCGGGCACTTCCGGCCGCGAATCCAGATCGTGGCGGGCCCCACCGACCCAACTACCGGTCCAGAGGCCTCTACGCGAGCCGTGGTCTAGGGAACCGGGTCCGCCGATCTACTTGGCGGTCATGGATACCCGGACCCGTAGGAGGGGGCTATAAAACCGAAGGCAAACGAGGGCATCTCTTCATCAGGCCCACGCTTTGTTAACAAAGAATTCCCTcatagccgccgccgccgccgccgccgccgctcatcTCGCCGAGAGGTGACGGGACCGAGGAACTCGCCGAGTTCTAAGATAGAGAATCGCTTTTCACAGCCTGGGGTCTGCTGCGTAGGGTGGTGTTGAAGGGGAGAAGTTTAAGATCTGTTCCACAGATCACGCGTGCGCGCTCGCGAATCGGGGGTTCCACACATAGCTTCGTCGTTTTGTAAGTTTCTTCTACTCTGTTTCCCTCTTTGTCTGATTTGTGCCATAGATTCGAGATTTGTTGGATGTGCTGGTTTATGTTGCTGTCTTTCTAGTTTTCTCGCTGTGAAGGTATGATGTCTGATCTTTAGGCATGAATAGTTACTTGTAGCCTTGGAGGTGACCTCACCTGGTGGTCGGCGTTATCGCTGTTGCTTGATGCGCTAGCCGTGGTATCGCTGTTCAGACTTAGATAGGTGGATTGGATATTTGTTCATTGTACGTATCTTGTTATTTCACAATCGATGCTAGCCCTGTTAATCGAAAATTGATGGTAGTGGATATGCTTCACCCCTGTTTAGATTTGAAACATGGTAGGAAATATGTATTCAGATTCGGAAACATGGATAGGAAATGTCTTTATTAACCTGGTAGCTGAAAATTGAATATTAAAGGGAAAATACTATTAACCTTTTTGTTTGATTTTGATTCATGGGTCAGAACTATGAACACGGTGAAAAAATGCATATTGTTTCTTGTCATTTAGAAATTAAATGAAATCATACAAGGCTGAGTTTTGCTTTTGTTCCCATCGGATCTGTGATTAAATTCTGTTTTCCTAAACATGTTTATGTTTGATTGCGTGAA harbors:
- the LOC103641807 gene encoding uncharacterized protein isoform X2, which codes for MKGQIAPVVSQGDGDGSCSHALSSVKSPLYDAAATHRQAKVIWCGWVFWRDFFPHHTGRKASAAPSFVLDAAGMQELLDAAAARKQTGDAAPSVAKRTGMGKAAAAGSTRLQRAMEADFQGAGTAEGRQRPGTALGLKRKVAAMAAAPSVVAPPVHDFTTFCSTASSIAGSQAFSSIPNFTSGHAISSPTTPPWVRSEATDPAACS
- the LOC103641807 gene encoding uncharacterized protein isoform X1 codes for the protein MKGQIAPVVSQGDGDGSCSHALSSVKSPLYDAAATHRQAKVIWCGWVFWRDFFPHHTGRKASAAPSFVLDAAGMQELLDAAAARKQTGDAAPSVAKRTGMGKAAAAGSTRLQRAMEADFQGAGTAEGRQRPGTALGLKRKVAAMAAAPSVVAPPVHDFTTFCSTASSIAGSQAFSSIPNFTSGHAISSPTTPPWVRSEATDPAAWYVARQVAASSLVVFSISYAI